DNA sequence from the Bradyrhizobium sp. CIAT3101 genome:
CTGCTCGATGCATTTGCACTGGCGCTCGGTGGCCGCGGCGACGCCGGCCTCGTGCGCCATGGCGCGGAGCAGGGGCAGGTCACCGCCGTCTTCGATATCCCGAAGAATCACCCCGCGACGAAAATTCTGGCTGAGAACGGGCTCGACGACACCGGCGAAATGATTCTCCGCCGCGTCCAGCTCGCCGACGGTCGCACCCGCGCCTTCATCAACGACCAGGCGATCAGCGTGCAGACGCTGAAGGCGGTCGGCGCAGCGTTGGTCGAGATCCACGGCCAACATGACGAGCGCGCGCTGGTCGATGCCGCCACCCATCGCCGCCTGCTCGATGCCTTTGCCGGCCTCGAAAAGGATGTCGCAGCCGTCGAAGCGCTCTGGGATGCGCGCCGCACCGCCAACACCGAGCTGGAAGAGCATCGCGCCGGCATGGAGCGGGCCGCGCGTGAGGCCGACTATCTGCGCCACGCCTCCGACGAGCTGAAGCAGCTCGCACCGAAGGACGGCGAGGAGACCTCGCTCGCCTCGCGCCGTACCACCATGATGCAGGGCGAGAAGATCGCCTCCGATCTGCGCGAGGCGCAGGAGGTCGTCGGCGGTCATAATTCGCCGGTCGCGGCGCTGTCGGCCGCGGTACGCAGGCTGGAACGCCGTGGCGTCAATTCGCCGGCGCTGGTCGAGCCCGCGGTGAGGGCGATCGACATCGCGATCAATGCGCTCGAGGAGGCCGATCAGCATCTCCAGGCGGCCTTGGCTGCGACCGACTTCGATCCGGCCGAGCTCGAACGCATCGAGGAGCGGTTGTTCGCCTTGCGCGCCGCCTCGCGTAAATATTCGACGCCGGTCGATGGCCTGGCCGCACTTGCCGCCAGATATGCCGCCGACGTCGTGCTGATCGATGCCGGTGCCTCGCGCCTGAAGAAGCTGGAGCAGGCCGCGATCGAGGCCGATGCACGTTATGCGGCGGCTGCGCAAAAGCTCTCCGCGGCGCGGCAGAAATCGGCCGAGAAGCTCAACAAGGCCGTCAATGCCGAGCTCGCCCCGCTCAAGCTCGAACGCGCGAAATTCATGACGCAAGTCGCCACCGACGAGGCCGCACCGGGCCCGCAAGGCTTCGATCGCGTCGAGTTCTGGGTGCAGACCAATCCAGGCACCAAGGCGGGGCCGATGATGAAGGTCGCCTCCGGCGGCGAGCTGTCGCGCTTCCTGCTGGCGCTCAAGGTCGTGCTGTCCGACCGTGGCTCGGCGCCGACGCTGGTCTTCGACGAGATCGACACGGGTGTTGGTGGCGCTGTCGCGGACGCCATCGGAGGGCGCCTGGCGCGGCTCGCCGGCAAGGTGCAGGTGATGGCCGTGACCCACGCTCCGCAGGTCGCCGCCCGCGCCGGCCAGCATCTCTTGATCTCCAAGGATGCGATGGACAAGGGCAAGCGCGTCGCCACCCGCGTCAACGCGCTGGCCGCCGACCACCGCCGTGAGGAAATTGCCCGCATGCTCGCCGGCGCCGAGATCACGGCGGAGGCGAGGGCGGCTGCCGACCGGCTGCTCAAGGCGGCGACGGCCTAGACCTCGTGTCCCGGGCGCGGTGCGTCGCGCAGCATCCGGGGAAACAAGTCCCGACCTGCCTTTACCCTCCCGCCCGCTCCGTCGTATCCAAGCACCATGGCAAGAGCAGCAAAATCGAAACCGCTTCGCGACGTTGCCGACCTCACCAAGGCGCAGGCCAAGGTCGAGCATATGCGGCTGTCGCTCGAGATCGAGGGACACAACGAGCGCTACTATCAGGACGACGCGCCGACGGTGACCGACGCCGAATACGACGCCCTGCGTCACCGCCTCGATGCGATCGAAAAACGCTTTCCGGAATTCGTCAGTAGGGACTCGCCCTCACAGAAAGTCGGTGCGGCGCCGTCCGGGCGTTTCAGGAAGGTGCGGCACTCTGTTCCGATGCTGTCGCTCGATAACGCCTTTGCCGACGAGGACGTGCGCGACTTCGTCGGCCGCATCGTGCGCTTCCTCAAGCTCGACGACGACAAGATCAATTTCTCGGCCGAGCCGAAGATCGACGGCCTGTCGATGTCGCTGCGCTACGAGGGCGGCGAACTCGTCACGGCGGCGACGCGCGGCGACGGTGCGGAAGGCGAGGACGTCACCGCCAACATCCGCACGCTCGAGGACGTGCCGCAGAAGCTCAAGGGCCGCAACATCCCTGATATCTGCGAGGTGCGCGGCGAGGTCTATATGACCAAGAAGGCGTTCCTCGCGCTCAACGAACGGCAGAAGGCGGCCGGCGACACCGTTTTCGCCAATCCGCGCAACTCGGCTGCAGGCTCGTTGCGTCAGAAGGATCCGACCATCACCGCATCGCGTCCGCTCGGCTTCTTCGCCTATGCCTGGGGCGAGATGAGCGCGATGCCCGAGGATACGCAGAGCAGCATGATCCACTGGTTCGAGCGCTGCGGCTTCAAGACCAATCCCTTGACGAAACTCTGTCACTCCGTCGAGGAGCTGATCGCGTTCCACCAGAGTATCGAGGAAGAACGCGCAGAGCTCGACTATGATATCGACGGCGTCGTCTACAAGGTTGACCGCATCGACTGGCAGGAGCGGCTCGGTTTCGTCTCGCGCACGCCGCGTTGGGGCATCGCGCACAAATTCCCGGCCGAGCGCGCCCTGACGGTGCTCCGCGATATCGAGATCCAGGTCGGCCGCACCGGCTCGTTCACACCAGTCGGCAAGCTCGAGCCGATCGGCGTCGGCGGCGTGATCGTGCAGAATGTCACGCTGCACAACGGGGACTACATCAAGGGTATCGGCAACAAGGGCGAGGTGCTGCGCGAGGGGCGCGATATCAGGATCGGCGATACCGTCGTGGTCCAGCGCGCCGGCGACGTGATCCCGCAGATCGTCGACGTCGTCCTCGACAAGCGGCCGAAGAGCGCCAAGGAATTCGCCTTCCCGAAGAAGTGCCCGTGCCCGCTGCATACCGATGTCGTGCGCGGGGAGACGGCCGCTGGTGAGGAGGAATCACGCGCCCGCTGCACCGGCGAATTCGCCTGCCCCTATCAGAAGATCGAGCATCTCAAGCTGTTCGTGTCGCGGCGCGCCTTCGACATTGATGGCCTCGGCGAGAAGCAGCTTCAGTATTTCTTCGACGAAGGATGGGTCAGGGAGCCCGCCGACATCTTCACGCTGGAGAAGCGCAATTCGAAGCTCAAGCTCGAGGAGATCGAGGGTTACGGCGCGACCTCGGTGCGCAATCTGTTCGGTGCGATCGAGAGCCGGCGCAAAATCGCGCTGGAGCGCTTCGTCTATGCGCTCGGCATGCGGCATGTCGGCGAAACCACGGCGCTTGCGCTGGCGCGCGGCTACGGCTCCTGGGATGCCTTCCACGATGCCTGCCTCAAGGTCGCCAAGGGCGACGAAGAGGCGATGGCGGAGATGGACGCGCTCGACCAGATCGGCGACACCGTGATCAAGAGCATCGCCGATTATTTCGGCGAGAGCCACAATCGCGGCATTGTCGAGCGGCTGACCAAGGAGGTCGAGATCGTCGATGCCGAGAAGCCGAAGAGCAACTCCGCCGTCGCCGGCAAGACGGTGGTGTTCACGGGCTCGCTGGAGAAGATGACACGCGACGAGGCCAAGGCGACCGCGGAGCGATTGGGCGCCAAGGTCTCGGGCTCGGTGTCGAAGAAGACCGATCTCGTCGTCGCCGGTCCCGGCGCGGGCTCGAAGCTCGCGGACGCCAATAAGCACGGCGTCAAGGTGCTGACGGAGGACGAGTGGCTGACGCTGATCGGGGAGTGAGGGGCGTTCGCGCCTCTTGCTCTTCTGTCATCGCCCGGCTTGACCGGGCGATCCAGTATTCCAGAGACGTACGTTGGAGATCTCGCTGCTGCTACTGATGCAGCGGCGTACTGGATGCCCCGGTCAAGCCGGGGCATGACAGCGAGGTTGGGGCGCTGCTGTGGGCGTCCCTCACATCATCCCCGTCTCTTCCTCTTCCGCCTGCTCGATCAATTCCTCGCTCACCACCAATTCGCGGCGTGGGACGACGAAGATCATCATGCAGGCGCAGAGCAGCGAGATGGCGAGGACGGCCGATGTCAGCGGCAGCGTCGTTGCGGAGTGGCCGCCGAGATAGGCGCCGAATTGCGACATCAAGGCACCGATGCCCTGCTGCAGGAAGCCCATCGCGCCTGACGCGGTGCCGGCGGCTTCCGGGCGGATGCTGATGGCGCCGGCCGCGGAATTCGCCATCACGAAGGCATTGCCGACCATCACGATCATCTGCGTGCCGAACAGCCAGGCCGGTGCTTCGTTCCAGCCGGTAAAGCTCCAGAGCAGGTTCAACAGGCTGCCGCAGAGTTGCAGGCCGAGTCCGAACCAGATCAGCTTCTCCAGCGAGTGCCGCGGCGCAAAGCGCACGCAGAGCAGATTGCCGACCAGATACGCAAATCC
Encoded proteins:
- the recN gene encoding DNA repair protein RecN, whose amino-acid sequence is MLARLSIRDIVLIERLDIEFATGLAVLTGETGAGKSILLDAFALALGGRGDAGLVRHGAEQGQVTAVFDIPKNHPATKILAENGLDDTGEMILRRVQLADGRTRAFINDQAISVQTLKAVGAALVEIHGQHDERALVDAATHRRLLDAFAGLEKDVAAVEALWDARRTANTELEEHRAGMERAAREADYLRHASDELKQLAPKDGEETSLASRRTTMMQGEKIASDLREAQEVVGGHNSPVAALSAAVRRLERRGVNSPALVEPAVRAIDIAINALEEADQHLQAALAATDFDPAELERIEERLFALRAASRKYSTPVDGLAALAARYAADVVLIDAGASRLKKLEQAAIEADARYAAAAQKLSAARQKSAEKLNKAVNAELAPLKLERAKFMTQVATDEAAPGPQGFDRVEFWVQTNPGTKAGPMMKVASGGELSRFLLALKVVLSDRGSAPTLVFDEIDTGVGGAVADAIGGRLARLAGKVQVMAVTHAPQVAARAGQHLLISKDAMDKGKRVATRVNALAADHRREEIARMLAGAEITAEARAAADRLLKAATA
- the ligA gene encoding NAD-dependent DNA ligase LigA, with amino-acid sequence MARAAKSKPLRDVADLTKAQAKVEHMRLSLEIEGHNERYYQDDAPTVTDAEYDALRHRLDAIEKRFPEFVSRDSPSQKVGAAPSGRFRKVRHSVPMLSLDNAFADEDVRDFVGRIVRFLKLDDDKINFSAEPKIDGLSMSLRYEGGELVTAATRGDGAEGEDVTANIRTLEDVPQKLKGRNIPDICEVRGEVYMTKKAFLALNERQKAAGDTVFANPRNSAAGSLRQKDPTITASRPLGFFAYAWGEMSAMPEDTQSSMIHWFERCGFKTNPLTKLCHSVEELIAFHQSIEEERAELDYDIDGVVYKVDRIDWQERLGFVSRTPRWGIAHKFPAERALTVLRDIEIQVGRTGSFTPVGKLEPIGVGGVIVQNVTLHNGDYIKGIGNKGEVLREGRDIRIGDTVVVQRAGDVIPQIVDVVLDKRPKSAKEFAFPKKCPCPLHTDVVRGETAAGEEESRARCTGEFACPYQKIEHLKLFVSRRAFDIDGLGEKQLQYFFDEGWVREPADIFTLEKRNSKLKLEEIEGYGATSVRNLFGAIESRRKIALERFVYALGMRHVGETTALALARGYGSWDAFHDACLKVAKGDEEAMAEMDALDQIGDTVIKSIADYFGESHNRGIVERLTKEVEIVDAEKPKSNSAVAGKTVVFTGSLEKMTRDEAKATAERLGAKVSGSVSKKTDLVVAGPGAGSKLADANKHGVKVLTEDEWLTLIGE